From Streptomyces chrestomyceticus JCM 4735, one genomic window encodes:
- a CDS encoding DUF692 domain-containing protein, with protein MDRLGTGIGWRPEIADGIAELPGVDWVEVVAENICPGHLPPALQALRARGTTVVPHGVSLGLGGAERPDPGRLAALAERAEALGAPLVTEHIAFVRAGGPLTASPAMEAGHLLPVPRTRDALDVLCENVRIAQDALPVPLAVENIAALVNWPGEEMTEGQFLAELVERTGVRLLIDVANLHTNRVNRNEDPATALDELPVEAIAYVHVAGGIERDGVWHDTHAHPVTRPVLDVLAELCARVTPPGVLLERDEDFPATGELAAELDAIRTVLKEAPTPTVLPAPAPAPVPRPLRATGVAVPRGTGTATGTVSATGTATATGTAGATGTAGATGTSASIGTAGATGTATSTTDAARRHLAVAQTALLSALVAGTPAPEGFDRRRLLIQSRALAAKRASVVAKIAPELPDILGGDYRPGFLAYARHRPLRHGYRQDAMDFAVHLLAEGRPADPDAHRRLTQWWRDRAGPKPPRGGPAHRLAHAVRRALHRR; from the coding sequence ATGGACCGGCTCGGTACGGGCATCGGCTGGCGGCCCGAGATAGCGGACGGGATCGCGGAGCTGCCCGGCGTGGACTGGGTGGAAGTCGTCGCCGAGAACATCTGTCCAGGTCATCTCCCACCCGCCCTGCAGGCACTGCGGGCCCGCGGCACGACCGTGGTGCCCCACGGGGTCTCCCTCGGGCTCGGCGGCGCCGAACGCCCGGACCCGGGCCGGCTGGCCGCGCTCGCCGAACGCGCCGAGGCGCTGGGCGCGCCGCTGGTCACCGAGCACATCGCGTTCGTACGGGCCGGAGGCCCGCTGACCGCCTCCCCCGCGATGGAGGCGGGACACCTGCTGCCGGTGCCCCGCACCCGCGACGCGCTGGACGTGCTCTGCGAGAACGTCCGGATCGCGCAGGACGCGCTGCCCGTGCCGCTCGCCGTGGAGAACATCGCGGCGCTGGTCAACTGGCCCGGCGAGGAGATGACCGAGGGACAGTTCCTCGCCGAACTGGTCGAGCGCACCGGCGTACGACTGCTCATCGACGTCGCCAACCTCCACACGAATCGGGTGAACCGGAACGAGGACCCGGCCACGGCACTGGACGAGCTGCCGGTCGAGGCCATCGCGTACGTGCACGTGGCGGGCGGCATCGAGCGGGACGGGGTCTGGCACGACACCCACGCCCACCCGGTGACCCGGCCCGTCCTGGACGTCCTGGCCGAACTCTGCGCCCGCGTCACCCCGCCCGGCGTCCTGCTGGAGCGGGACGAGGACTTCCCGGCGACCGGTGAACTGGCCGCCGAACTCGACGCGATCCGCACCGTGCTGAAGGAGGCCCCGACGCCGACCGTGCTGCCTGCACCGGCGCCGGCACCCGTACCGAGGCCGCTCCGGGCGACCGGGGTGGCCGTGCCGCGCGGCACGGGCACGGCCACCGGCACAGTCAGCGCCACCGGCACGGCCACGGCCACCGGCACGGCTGGCGCCACCGGGACGGCCGGGGCCACCGGCACATCCGCGTCCATCGGCACAGCCGGGGCCACCGGCACAGCCACGTCCACCACCGACGCCGCCCGCCGGCATCTGGCCGTCGCGCAGACCGCGCTGCTCTCCGCGCTGGTCGCCGGGACACCGGCACCGGAGGGCTTCGACCGGCGGCGGCTGCTGATCCAGAGCCGGGCGCTGGCCGCCAAGCGGGCCTCCGTCGTCGCCAAGATCGCACCGGAACTGCCGGACATCCTCGGCGGGGACTACCGGCCCGGCTTCCTCGCCTACGCACGTCACCGGCCACTGCGCCACGGCTACCGCCAGGACGCCATGGACTTCGCCGTCCACCTGCTGGCCGAAGGACGGCCGGCGGACCCGGACGCCCACCGCCGGCTGACGCAGTGGTGGCGGGACCGCGCCGGTCCCAAACCGCCGCGCGGCGGTCCCGCGCACCGCCTCGCCCACGCCGTACGCCGCGCTCTCCACCGGAGGTGA
- a CDS encoding TIGR04222 domain-containing membrane protein — MPALLITLAVAASALLLVVRTVRIVRSAPRPKHRRASTYELWEIAFLAGGPGRVADAAIAGMHQDGRLAVGGPGVVSVRQSVAYDPVETAVLDSLARTPDGSLDTLRRHVMRAPAVQAIGDRLAKRGLMRHPRAGRPWRLLAAWQTGICGAGLLLALLLTLTGVIGGKGAPFVVQVLPAAVLGIVTGVVCRKKLGRRVTPAGAAAVRAYRTVHKADLVSASTQSAALIVALGSTALLVDDALRDHLEEAQRATVGASAGAYSGSSGSSSTTSTNATCGWNVPDDDSHTSWCGSSCGGGSGSGCGGSSCGGGGSSCGGGSSCGSSSGSGCGSSSSSSCSSSSSSCGGGGCGG; from the coding sequence ATGCCCGCTCTTCTCATCACCCTGGCGGTCGCCGCCTCCGCACTGCTGCTCGTCGTGCGCACCGTCCGTATCGTCCGGTCGGCACCCCGGCCCAAGCACCGCCGGGCGTCCACGTACGAACTGTGGGAGATCGCCTTTCTCGCCGGCGGCCCGGGCCGGGTGGCGGACGCCGCGATAGCCGGGATGCACCAGGACGGGCGGCTCGCCGTGGGCGGGCCCGGTGTGGTGTCCGTGCGGCAGTCGGTGGCGTACGACCCGGTCGAGACGGCCGTGCTGGACTCGCTGGCGCGGACCCCGGACGGCTCGCTGGACACCCTGCGCCGCCATGTCATGCGGGCCCCGGCCGTCCAGGCCATCGGCGACCGGCTGGCGAAGCGCGGCCTGATGCGGCACCCGCGCGCCGGCCGCCCCTGGCGTCTCCTCGCCGCCTGGCAGACCGGGATCTGCGGGGCGGGTCTCCTGCTCGCCCTGCTCCTCACCCTCACCGGAGTCATCGGCGGGAAGGGGGCGCCCTTCGTCGTCCAGGTCCTGCCCGCGGCGGTCCTCGGCATCGTGACCGGCGTGGTGTGCCGGAAGAAGCTGGGGCGGCGGGTCACACCGGCCGGGGCCGCGGCGGTACGGGCGTACCGTACGGTGCACAAGGCGGACCTGGTGAGCGCATCGACCCAGTCCGCCGCGCTGATCGTGGCGCTCGGCTCCACCGCGCTGCTGGTGGACGACGCGCTGCGCGACCACCTCGAAGAGGCGCAGCGCGCGACGGTGGGCGCCTCCGCCGGGGCGTACTCCGGGTCCTCCGGCAGTTCGTCGACCACGTCCACGAACGCGACCTGCGGCTGGAATGTGCCCGACGACGACTCGCACACGTCCTGGTGCGGTTCCTCGTGCGGCGGCGGGTCGGGGTCGGGCTGCGGCGGGTCGTCCTGCGGCGGCGGGGGATCGTCGTGCGGCGGCGGATCGTCGTGCGGCAGCAGCTCCGGGTCGGGTTGCGGCAGCAGCTCCTCCTCGTCCTGCAGCAGTTCCTCCTCGTCCTGCGGTGGTGGCGGCTGCGGCGGCTGA
- a CDS encoding DUF4142 domain-containing protein produces MRSVTGTGLVVAALAATLAALLFPIWSFAGRPGAGGGVNTQTVATSFGPLSALDRDFVNRVRLAGLWELPAGQQAQQRGTVPAVREAGDHLVDGHTSLDRHVREVAAQLGLGLPDRPNAQQRHWLRELSSARGAAYDRKFANILRLAHGKVFTVVAQVRATTRNSLVRALADDANRTVLDHISMLERTGFVDFDAIAEDAATASPPPSPSAPPPSLGAVPAPSPTPVTPSPTYSLPPPATPPATAGATRAPAPAETSGGPRQHP; encoded by the coding sequence ATGCGATCCGTAACCGGCACCGGCCTCGTCGTCGCCGCGCTCGCCGCGACCCTCGCCGCGCTGCTCTTCCCCATCTGGTCGTTCGCCGGCCGGCCCGGCGCGGGCGGGGGCGTCAACACCCAGACCGTCGCCACCTCGTTCGGCCCGCTGTCCGCGCTCGACCGGGACTTCGTGAACCGCGTACGGCTGGCGGGCCTGTGGGAACTGCCCGCGGGCCAGCAGGCCCAGCAGCGCGGGACCGTACCGGCCGTACGGGAGGCGGGCGACCATCTCGTCGACGGCCACACCTCGCTCGACCGGCACGTACGCGAGGTGGCCGCGCAGCTCGGCCTCGGGCTGCCCGACCGGCCCAACGCCCAGCAGCGGCACTGGCTGAGGGAGCTGAGCAGCGCGCGGGGGGCCGCGTACGACCGCAAGTTCGCGAACATTCTGCGGCTGGCGCACGGCAAGGTCTTCACCGTCGTCGCGCAGGTCCGCGCGACCACCCGCAACTCGCTCGTCCGCGCTCTGGCCGACGACGCCAACCGGACGGTCCTGGACCACATCTCCATGCTGGAGCGCACCGGATTCGTCGACTTCGACGCGATCGCCGAGGACGCGGCCACCGCTTCGCCGCCCCCGAGCCCCTCGGCCCCGCCACCGTCCCTCGGCGCGGTGCCCGCCCCGTCGCCGACGCCCGTCACACCGTCACCGACGTATTCGCTGCCTCCGCCCGCGACGCCACCCGCCACCGCCGGCGCCACCCGGGCCCCGGCTCCCGCCGAGACCTCCGGCGGCCCGCGTCAACACCCCTGA
- a CDS encoding DUF1996 domain-containing protein translates to MTQPTDNASATAPGTGSAGPSDTPADAPDGPAGPTGSGTPADPGGSSGAGQSVPAAGDFADIRSVRPGPQPPRGGRDASTGTFTSNCGRNENRHQNPDNFIVTPGVANGAHHLHDYAGNRSTDAFSTDDSLRAAGTTCARGDKSAYFWPVLRRLSGQDGPSSGNGQDPADGNVGQTLTPRSVSLTFRGSPAGKVTAMPEGLRAITGDAKAFTNGTANARAQWTCTGFENQRLADKYPLCPGGSQAVRLLDFPSCWDGTNKDSANHRTHLVFPDRASGRCPTGTKAVPQLQMRLAYAVQPRPRAFALDSFPEQLRKPVTDHADFANFMPRDLMARAVQCINSGRRCQ, encoded by the coding sequence GTGACACAGCCCACTGACAACGCCTCCGCGACCGCTCCCGGCACCGGTTCCGCCGGGCCGTCGGACACCCCCGCCGACGCCCCTGACGGGCCCGCGGGCCCCACCGGCTCCGGCACTCCGGCCGACCCCGGCGGCTCGTCCGGCGCCGGCCAAAGCGTCCCGGCAGCAGGCGACTTCGCCGACATCCGCTCCGTACGGCCCGGCCCGCAGCCCCCGCGCGGCGGACGCGACGCCTCCACCGGCACCTTCACCAGCAACTGCGGCCGCAACGAGAACCGGCACCAGAATCCCGACAACTTCATCGTCACTCCCGGTGTCGCAAACGGCGCCCACCACCTCCACGACTACGCGGGCAACCGCTCCACGGACGCCTTCTCCACCGACGACTCGCTGCGCGCGGCCGGCACCACCTGCGCCCGCGGCGACAAGTCGGCGTACTTCTGGCCCGTACTGCGCCGTCTGAGCGGCCAGGACGGCCCGAGCAGCGGCAACGGGCAGGACCCGGCGGACGGGAACGTGGGCCAGACGCTGACCCCCCGCTCGGTCTCGCTGACCTTCCGCGGCAGCCCGGCGGGCAAGGTCACCGCCATGCCCGAGGGCCTGCGCGCCATCACGGGCGACGCCAAGGCGTTCACCAACGGCACCGCCAACGCGCGGGCGCAGTGGACCTGCACCGGCTTCGAGAACCAGCGCCTGGCCGACAAGTACCCGCTGTGCCCCGGCGGCAGCCAGGCCGTACGGCTGCTGGACTTCCCGAGCTGCTGGGACGGGACGAACAAGGACAGCGCCAACCACCGCACCCACCTCGTCTTCCCCGACCGGGCCTCGGGCCGCTGCCCCACCGGCACGAAGGCCGTACCGCAGCTCCAGATGCGGCTGGCCTACGCCGTGCAGCCCCGGCCGCGCGCCTTCGCCCTCGACAGCTTCCCCGAACAACTGCGCAAGCCGGTGACCGACCACGCCGACTTCGCGAACTTCATGCCGCGCGACCTGATGGCGCGCGCGGTGCAGTGCATCAACTCCGGCCGCCGCTGCCAGTGA
- a CDS encoding alpha/beta hydrolase produces the protein MKAVALYGTLGSLVLSALVAVPAGGTTRSAAETPAPAPPRIAFGRCAPEEHLPAGVECGRLTVPLDYAHPKDKKITLTVSRARATGSPKERQGTLVFNPGGPGASSMNFPLYAKVDRWRRTARAYDFVGYAPRGVGRSAPLSCQEPAEYAKIPSESPRRPSEAFKRKKAAEAKAYAQGCARNAGPALRHYTSANNARDLDMLRAGLGEKKLTYMGASYGTYFGAVYATLFPGHVRRMVFDSVVNPDPRQVWYRNNLDQNIGFERRWQDWGRWVAKHHKVYHLGTTSQAVLRAYDTVRERLHKRPLGGKVGSAQLQAAFLKTGYNDAYWPVRAAALATYVKGDPRLLLKQAAPLPGGEKADENSNAVYTAVECNDGLWPRDLRVWDRDNTASARVAPFETWDNAWMNLPCAFWPRYSPRGAVQDPNRYAEDVTDVALPQAGAPHRPVDVRTAPGALPPVLLLAAERDGATPHSGAVELRRRLPGASLVTERGAGTHGVSFGTNACANQHVERYLLTGRTPARDTFCGPRAEPKPVMPAKKRK, from the coding sequence GTGAAAGCTGTAGCGCTGTACGGCACCCTCGGGTCGCTGGTCCTGTCCGCCCTCGTCGCCGTCCCCGCGGGCGGAACGACCCGGTCCGCCGCCGAGACCCCGGCGCCCGCCCCGCCCCGTATCGCCTTCGGCCGCTGCGCCCCCGAGGAGCACCTGCCGGCCGGTGTGGAGTGCGGCCGGCTCACCGTCCCGCTGGACTACGCCCACCCCAAGGACAAGAAGATCACCCTGACCGTGAGCCGGGCCCGCGCCACCGGCTCCCCCAAGGAGCGCCAGGGCACGCTCGTCTTCAACCCGGGCGGCCCAGGGGCGTCCAGCATGAACTTCCCGCTGTACGCGAAGGTGGACCGCTGGCGCAGGACGGCACGGGCGTACGACTTCGTCGGCTACGCGCCGCGCGGTGTCGGACGCTCGGCGCCGCTGTCCTGCCAGGAACCCGCGGAGTACGCCAAGATCCCGAGCGAGAGCCCGCGGCGCCCCTCCGAGGCGTTCAAGCGCAAGAAGGCCGCCGAGGCGAAGGCGTACGCGCAGGGCTGCGCGCGCAACGCGGGGCCCGCGCTGCGCCACTACACGTCCGCGAACAACGCCCGTGACCTGGACATGCTGCGCGCCGGGCTCGGCGAGAAGAAGCTCACCTACATGGGCGCCTCCTACGGCACCTACTTCGGGGCGGTGTACGCGACGCTCTTTCCCGGCCACGTCCGCCGGATGGTCTTCGACAGCGTGGTCAACCCGGACCCCCGGCAGGTCTGGTACCGCAACAACCTCGACCAGAACATCGGCTTCGAGCGCCGCTGGCAGGACTGGGGCCGCTGGGTGGCCAAGCACCACAAGGTGTACCACCTGGGTACGACATCGCAGGCGGTGCTGCGCGCGTACGACACCGTGCGGGAGCGGCTGCACAAGCGGCCTCTGGGCGGCAAGGTGGGGTCGGCGCAGTTGCAGGCCGCCTTCCTCAAGACGGGCTACAACGACGCGTACTGGCCGGTGCGCGCCGCGGCCCTCGCCACGTACGTCAAGGGCGACCCCAGGCTGCTGCTCAAGCAGGCCGCACCGCTGCCGGGCGGCGAGAAGGCGGACGAGAACAGCAACGCGGTCTACACGGCCGTGGAGTGCAACGACGGGCTGTGGCCGCGTGACCTGCGGGTCTGGGACCGGGACAACACCGCGAGCGCGCGTGTCGCGCCGTTCGAGACGTGGGACAACGCCTGGATGAACCTGCCGTGCGCCTTCTGGCCCCGCTACTCACCGAGGGGCGCCGTCCAGGACCCCAACCGGTACGCGGAGGACGTGACCGACGTGGCCCTGCCGCAGGCGGGCGCGCCGCACCGCCCGGTCGACGTACGGACCGCGCCGGGCGCGCTGCCGCCGGTGCTGCTGCTGGCCGCCGAGCGGGACGGCGCGACGCCGCACTCCGGGGCGGTCGAGCTGCGGCGCCGGCTGCCCGGCGCGTCGCTGGTGACCGAGCGCGGCGCCGGGACGCACGGTGTCTCGTTCGGGACGAACGCCTGCGCCAACCAGCATGTGGAGCGGTACCTGCTGACCGGGCGGACCCCGGCGCGGGACACGTTCTGCGGGCCGCGCGCTGAGCCCAAGCCGGTCATGCCCGCCAAGAAGCGCAAGTAG
- the hemQ gene encoding hydrogen peroxide-dependent heme synthase produces the protein MTDASAPAPAHPTGAAPEKTPNAGKKAKDLNEVIRYTLWSVFKLRDALPEDRTGYADEVETLFAQLAAKDVVVRGTYDVSGLRADADVMIWWHSESSDALQEAYNLFRRTRLGRALEPVWSNMALHRPAEFNKSHIPAFLADEVARDYVSVYPFVRSYDWYLLPDEDRRRMLADHGKMARGFPDVRANTVPSFSLGDYEWILAFEADELYRIVDLMRHLRGSEARMHVREEVPFYTGRRKPVAELVAGLA, from the coding sequence ATGACTGACGCTTCCGCCCCCGCCCCCGCCCACCCCACCGGGGCCGCTCCCGAGAAGACCCCGAACGCCGGCAAGAAGGCGAAGGACCTGAACGAGGTCATCCGCTACACGCTCTGGTCGGTGTTCAAGCTGCGCGACGCGCTGCCCGAGGACCGCACCGGGTACGCCGACGAGGTCGAGACGCTGTTCGCGCAGCTCGCCGCCAAGGACGTCGTCGTGCGCGGCACGTACGACGTCTCCGGCCTGCGGGCCGACGCCGACGTGATGATCTGGTGGCACTCGGAGAGCTCCGACGCGCTCCAGGAGGCGTACAACCTCTTCCGCCGCACCCGGCTGGGGCGCGCGCTGGAGCCGGTCTGGTCGAACATGGCGCTGCACCGCCCGGCCGAGTTCAACAAGTCGCACATCCCGGCCTTCCTGGCCGACGAGGTCGCCCGCGACTACGTGAGCGTCTACCCGTTCGTGCGGTCCTACGACTGGTACCTCCTCCCCGACGAGGACCGCCGCCGGATGCTCGCCGACCACGGCAAGATGGCCCGCGGCTTCCCGGACGTGCGCGCCAACACCGTGCCGTCCTTCTCGCTGGGCGACTACGAGTGGATCCTCGCCTTCGAGGCGGACGAGTTGTACCGCATCGTCGACCTCATGCGGCACCTGCGCGGCTCCGAGGCGCGGATGCATGTCCGCGAGGAGGTGCCGTTCTACACCGGGCGCCGCAAGCCGGTCGCCGAGCTGGTCGCCGGGCTGGCCTGA